The following proteins are co-located in the Micromonospora coriariae genome:
- a CDS encoding SGNH/GDSL hydrolase family protein, which translates to MRWRSFVAVGDSFTEGMDDAYPDGTYRGWADMVATRLAAEAGPDFRYANLAIRGRLFPSVVAEQVPAAVAMKPDLISFAAGGNDVLRRTFDPDALVARFDEVVRQLRSGGADVLLFRFADVMARLPGQRLVAPRVELLNQAVGETAERHGAIMVDLYADDTFLNPMLWSTDRLHLSEAGHRRVAGQVLTALGVGCDEEWLMVPPHPAPSPWLAARAADLRWAGQHLAPWIKRRLTGRSSGDTVTAKRPLLGPIVD; encoded by the coding sequence GTGCGCTGGCGCAGTTTTGTCGCGGTCGGGGACAGCTTCACCGAGGGTATGGACGACGCGTACCCGGACGGCACCTACCGGGGCTGGGCCGACATGGTGGCGACCCGGCTCGCCGCTGAGGCGGGCCCCGACTTCCGGTACGCCAACCTGGCCATCCGGGGGCGGCTCTTTCCCAGCGTGGTCGCCGAGCAGGTGCCCGCCGCGGTGGCCATGAAGCCCGACCTGATCAGCTTCGCGGCGGGCGGCAACGACGTGCTGCGCCGCACCTTCGATCCGGACGCGCTGGTCGCCCGCTTCGACGAGGTGGTTCGGCAGTTGCGCTCGGGTGGCGCGGACGTGCTGCTCTTCCGGTTCGCCGACGTGATGGCCCGGCTGCCCGGCCAGCGTCTCGTCGCCCCCCGGGTGGAGCTGCTCAACCAGGCCGTCGGCGAGACCGCCGAGCGGCACGGCGCCATCATGGTCGACCTGTACGCCGACGACACCTTCCTCAACCCGATGCTCTGGAGCACCGACCGGCTGCACCTGAGCGAGGCCGGGCACCGACGGGTCGCCGGGCAGGTGCTCACCGCGCTCGGCGTCGGCTGCGACGAGGAGTGGCTGATGGTGCCTCCGCACCCGGCGCCGTCGCCGTGGCTGGCCGCCCGCGCCGCCGACCTGCGCTGGGCGGGGCAGCACCTGGCCCCGTGGATCAAGCGTCGGCTGACCGGCCGGTCGTCCGGCGACACGGTCACCGCGAAGCGCCCGCTGCTCGGGCCGATCGTCGACTGA
- a CDS encoding SigE family RNA polymerase sigma factor → MANDGRDGYLAFVESHQHRLLRAAYLICGNRHQAEDLLQDALLKLALRWTTVRDGDPAAYVRAILYRDTVSWWRRRRRERLSAEPPEQVAPDRDGALRLTLHDALGLLPPRQRAVLVLRYYEDLTEVATAEALGVTVGTVKSQCHAALRRLREVAPDLTRDSRPAQQPATRRDLASGLEVNP, encoded by the coding sequence ATGGCAAACGACGGACGCGACGGCTACCTCGCCTTCGTGGAGAGCCACCAGCACCGCCTGCTGCGCGCGGCCTACCTGATCTGCGGCAACCGGCACCAGGCCGAGGACCTGCTCCAGGACGCGCTGCTCAAGCTGGCGCTGCGCTGGACCACGGTCCGCGACGGCGATCCCGCCGCGTACGTGCGGGCCATCCTCTACCGGGACACGGTGTCGTGGTGGCGTCGCCGGCGGCGGGAACGGCTCAGCGCCGAGCCGCCGGAGCAGGTGGCCCCCGACCGCGACGGCGCGTTACGGCTCACGCTGCACGACGCGCTCGGCCTGCTCCCGCCCCGGCAGCGGGCCGTGCTGGTGCTGCGCTACTACGAGGACCTGACCGAGGTCGCCACGGCCGAGGCGCTCGGCGTGACAGTCGGCACCGTGAAGAGCCAGTGCCACGCGGCGCTGCGCCGGCTCCGCGAGGTGGCCCCCGACCTCACCCGGGACTCCCGACCGGCTCAGCAGCCGGCGACTCGCCGCGACCTGGCCAGCGGCCTGGAGGTGAATCCGTGA
- a CDS encoding FAD-dependent oxidoreductase, protein MLPTHTDVLVVGAGPTGLTTALTLARRGFEVTVVDQLGSPPVTSRAAVVHAYTLEVLDRIGAAAPLVAQGVRAPRFTVRDRDRVLLSVPFHQLPSRFPYALMVSQAVTEAVLSERLADLGVRVRRPCRLSGLRRTADGVLAQVDGAEVRARFVTGADGLHSTVRQLAGIGFTGPSDEESFVLADVRVHSALPRDEAALFLARSGPLIWAPLPDGVVRLVAAAPTAPAEPDAAYLQALLDERGPARQPERVTEVLWGSRFRVHHRIADTFRSGPVLLAGDAGHVHSPAGGQGMNLGICDAVALGTALADVLGGGPETLLDGYTARQRPMAEDVLSFAAGLTRLATLSPARRPVRDVLLRLLGAVPPARRQIALRLSGLSHRERTPG, encoded by the coding sequence ATGCTGCCCACGCATACCGACGTTCTGGTGGTGGGAGCCGGGCCAACCGGCCTCACCACCGCACTGACACTGGCCCGCCGCGGGTTCGAGGTGACCGTGGTGGACCAGCTCGGCAGCCCGCCGGTGACCTCCCGCGCGGCCGTCGTGCACGCGTACACCCTGGAGGTGCTGGACCGGATCGGCGCCGCGGCGCCGCTGGTCGCCCAGGGCGTGCGGGCGCCGCGCTTCACCGTCCGCGACCGGGACCGGGTGCTGCTGTCGGTTCCGTTCCACCAGTTGCCGTCCCGCTTTCCCTACGCGTTGATGGTCTCCCAGGCGGTCACCGAGGCGGTGCTCAGCGAGCGCCTGGCCGACCTCGGCGTCCGGGTCCGGCGGCCGTGCCGGCTGTCCGGTCTGAGGCGGACCGCGGACGGGGTGCTCGCGCAGGTCGACGGTGCAGAGGTGCGCGCCCGGTTCGTGACCGGCGCGGACGGCCTGCACAGCACTGTCCGGCAACTGGCCGGCATCGGCTTCACCGGCCCCAGCGACGAGGAGTCCTTCGTGCTGGCCGACGTCCGGGTGCACAGTGCACTGCCCCGCGACGAGGCGGCGCTCTTCCTCGCCCGGTCCGGGCCGCTGATCTGGGCGCCGCTCCCGGACGGGGTGGTTCGGCTGGTCGCCGCCGCGCCGACCGCACCGGCCGAACCCGACGCGGCGTACCTCCAGGCGCTGCTCGACGAGCGCGGCCCGGCGCGGCAACCCGAACGGGTGACCGAAGTGCTCTGGGGATCCCGGTTCCGGGTGCACCACCGGATCGCCGACACCTTCCGGTCCGGACCGGTGCTGCTGGCCGGGGACGCGGGGCACGTGCACAGCCCCGCCGGCGGGCAGGGCATGAACCTCGGCATCTGCGACGCGGTGGCGCTCGGCACCGCGCTGGCCGACGTGCTCGGCGGCGGGCCGGAGACGCTGCTGGACGGCTACACCGCCCGGCAGCGCCCGATGGCCGAGGACGTGCTGAGTTTCGCCGCCGGGCTGACCCGGCTGGCCACCCTCTCCCCGGCCCGCCGGCCGGTACGGGACGTGCTGCTCCGGCTGCTCGGTGCCGTGCCGCCGGCCCGACGCCAGATCGCGCTGCGCCTGTCCGGGCTGTCCCACCGGGAACGAACGCCGGGCTAG
- a CDS encoding TetR/AcrR family transcriptional regulator: MTAPTHPTQPRRSDVTRAAILRAARERFAADGYERATIRAIAADARIDPSMVMRYYGSKEGLFAAAAEFDLRLPDLTDVPPGRFGDVLVRHFLARWEGDETLVALLRAASTNPGAAERMRGIFADQLTSAVATFGTDPATTARRAGLVASQILGLAFTRYIVRLPPMVELDPEELVSWVAPTLQRYLTGQPES; this comes from the coding sequence ATGACAGCGCCAACCCATCCGACCCAGCCCCGCCGCTCGGACGTCACCCGGGCCGCGATCCTGCGAGCCGCCCGGGAACGGTTCGCCGCGGACGGGTACGAGCGCGCCACCATCCGGGCCATCGCCGCAGACGCCCGGATCGACCCGTCGATGGTGATGCGGTACTACGGCAGCAAGGAGGGCCTCTTCGCGGCGGCGGCCGAGTTCGACCTACGGCTGCCCGACCTGACCGACGTGCCGCCCGGGCGGTTCGGCGACGTCCTGGTGCGGCACTTCCTTGCCCGGTGGGAGGGCGACGAGACGCTCGTCGCGCTGCTGCGTGCCGCGAGCACCAACCCGGGCGCGGCGGAGCGGATGCGCGGCATCTTCGCCGACCAGCTCACCTCTGCCGTGGCCACGTTCGGCACCGACCCGGCAACCACCGCCCGACGCGCGGGCCTGGTCGCCAGTCAGATCCTCGGCCTCGCCTTCACCCGCTACATCGTCCGCCTGCCACCGATGGTTGAGCTGGATCCGGAGGAGCTGGTCTCCTGGGTCGCACCGACCCTCCAGCGATATCTGACCGGGCAGCCGGAGAGCTGA
- a CDS encoding sulfurtransferase — MSVPNDPDPRLQSYADPQRLVTTDWLAEHLGDEGLVVVESDEDVLLYESGHIPGAVKVDWHLELNDQVTRDYLDATSFAEMCAAKGIGRGDTVVFYGDNFNWWAAYALWVFSLFGHADVRLLDGGRQKWIAEGREVTRDKPSRPRADYPVPLRDDTPLRAFREQVMAHIAAGRPLVDVRSPGEYTGEMLHMPDYPQEGALRGGHIPGAVSKPWKSAANEDGTFKSADELKAIYADQLGLSPDDDVIAYCRIGERSSHTWFVLRHLLGYPQVRNYDGSWTEWGNLVRAPVVKGDQPGGLAA, encoded by the coding sequence ATGTCTGTGCCGAACGATCCTGATCCCCGCCTCCAGTCGTACGCCGACCCGCAGCGGCTGGTCACCACCGACTGGCTGGCCGAGCACCTGGGCGACGAGGGCCTCGTCGTGGTCGAGTCCGACGAGGACGTGCTGCTCTACGAGTCCGGTCACATCCCCGGCGCCGTCAAGGTCGACTGGCACCTGGAGTTGAACGACCAGGTGACCCGGGACTATCTCGACGCGACGAGCTTCGCCGAGATGTGCGCCGCCAAGGGCATCGGCCGAGGCGACACGGTGGTCTTCTACGGCGACAACTTCAACTGGTGGGCCGCGTACGCCCTCTGGGTCTTCTCGCTCTTCGGGCATGCCGACGTGCGGCTGCTCGACGGCGGCCGGCAGAAGTGGATCGCCGAGGGGCGCGAGGTGACCCGCGACAAGCCGTCCCGTCCGCGCGCCGACTACCCGGTGCCGCTGCGGGACGACACGCCGCTGCGGGCGTTCCGCGAGCAGGTGATGGCGCACATCGCCGCGGGTCGGCCGCTGGTCGACGTCCGGTCCCCGGGCGAGTACACCGGCGAGATGCTGCACATGCCGGACTACCCGCAGGAGGGCGCGCTGCGCGGCGGCCACATCCCGGGCGCGGTCAGCAAGCCGTGGAAGTCCGCCGCCAACGAGGACGGCACGTTCAAGTCCGCCGACGAACTGAAGGCCATCTACGCCGATCAACTCGGGCTCAGCCCGGACGACGACGTGATCGCGTACTGCCGGATCGGTGAGCGGTCCAGCCACACCTGGTTCGTGCTGCGGCACCTGCTGGGCTATCCGCAGGTGCGCAACTACGACGGCTCCTGGACCGAGTGGGGCAACCTGGTCCGGGCGCCCGTTGTGAAGGGCGACCAGCCCGGTGGCCTCGCCGCCTGA
- a CDS encoding DUF397 domain-containing protein yields the protein MELIGAAWRKSTRSGQGECVEVADNLVGVVGVRDSKDPTGPVLTFDPQSWRAFVTSAKRR from the coding sequence ATGGAGCTGATCGGCGCAGCGTGGCGCAAGTCCACTCGGAGTGGGCAGGGTGAGTGTGTCGAGGTGGCAGACAACCTCGTCGGCGTCGTCGGCGTGCGGGACAGCAAGGACCCGACCGGCCCGGTGCTCACCTTCGACCCGCAGTCCTGGCGAGCCTTCGTCACCTCCGCCAAACGGCGCTGA
- a CDS encoding DUF5753 domain-containing protein, translating to MEGEPTAELIRAQLRRLRLRAELSQEEFGKLVHFSGSQVSAVELGQRPLDRFFLKRADEVLATGGLLMSLLKLAERDGQPSWFRPWLEAERHARQLRCYQPTLIPGLLQTENYARAVIRVNDELSDDEVERRLAVRMDRQSILVHAEAPKLVAVIEESVLRRADEGFRGLMTQQVAHLLECSESPHISVHVIPVEVSNHIGLNGPFTLARGNDGGWVGHLENQLGGVVVDRDEDVAILLARWESVRSEALPHRQSTLLMKEVMTSWS from the coding sequence GTGGAAGGTGAACCGACCGCGGAGCTGATCCGGGCACAACTCCGGCGGCTGCGGCTGCGCGCCGAGCTGAGTCAGGAGGAGTTCGGAAAACTCGTCCACTTCTCGGGCTCGCAGGTGTCGGCCGTGGAGCTGGGTCAGCGCCCGCTCGACCGGTTCTTCCTCAAGCGGGCGGACGAGGTGCTCGCGACAGGCGGGCTGCTGATGTCGCTGCTGAAGCTGGCCGAGCGCGACGGGCAGCCGAGCTGGTTCCGACCGTGGCTGGAAGCCGAACGCCATGCCCGGCAGCTGCGGTGCTACCAACCCACGCTCATTCCCGGCCTGCTACAGACCGAGAATTACGCCCGCGCGGTGATTCGGGTCAACGACGAGCTGAGCGATGACGAGGTGGAGAGGCGGCTGGCGGTCCGGATGGATCGGCAGTCCATCCTCGTGCACGCGGAGGCCCCGAAGCTCGTGGCGGTGATTGAAGAGAGCGTTCTGCGGCGTGCCGACGAAGGGTTTCGTGGGCTGATGACCCAACAGGTCGCGCACCTCCTCGAGTGTTCGGAGAGCCCGCACATCAGCGTGCATGTCATTCCTGTCGAGGTCAGCAACCACATCGGACTGAATGGTCCCTTCACCCTGGCTCGTGGCAACGACGGCGGGTGGGTCGGTCACCTGGAGAACCAGCTCGGCGGCGTGGTGGTCGATCGGGACGAGGATGTGGCTATTCTGCTGGCGAGGTGGGAGAGCGTCCGCAGCGAGGCCCTGCCTCACCGGCAGTCCACCCTGCTCATGAAGGAAGTGATGACGTCATGGAGCTGA
- a CDS encoding TetR/AcrR family transcriptional regulator, translating to MTVEQQARGAAGAGRRRSRKDEILEIAVGLFAARGYHGVSMDDIGAAAGVTGPALYHHFAGKEAMLAAALIPVSEGLLAGGRERSAGHPDDARGVLESLIDFHVEFALANPAVIALHLHELDRLPDEPRRRIRRLQRLYVEEWVTVLTALHPGMPDGEARVLAHAAFGLMNSTPFLGGEVDRRRRAELLRDAALAALLA from the coding sequence GTGACGGTGGAGCAGCAGGCACGGGGTGCGGCGGGTGCGGGCCGGCGCCGGTCCCGCAAGGACGAGATCCTGGAGATCGCGGTCGGTCTGTTCGCCGCCCGGGGCTATCACGGGGTGTCGATGGACGACATCGGCGCGGCCGCCGGGGTGACCGGCCCGGCCCTCTACCACCACTTCGCCGGCAAGGAGGCGATGCTCGCCGCCGCGCTGATCCCGGTCAGCGAGGGGCTGCTGGCCGGCGGCCGGGAGCGCTCCGCGGGGCACCCGGACGACGCGCGCGGCGTACTGGAGTCGCTGATCGACTTCCACGTCGAGTTCGCGCTGGCCAACCCGGCGGTGATCGCGCTGCACCTGCACGAGCTGGACCGCCTGCCGGACGAGCCCCGGCGGCGGATCCGTCGCCTGCAACGGCTATACGTCGAGGAGTGGGTGACTGTGCTCACCGCGCTGCACCCGGGCATGCCCGACGGTGAGGCGCGCGTGCTCGCGCACGCCGCGTTCGGCCTGATGAACTCGACTCCGTTCCTCGGTGGCGAGGTGGACCGCCGACGCCGCGCCGAGCTGCTGCGCGACGCCGCCCTGGCCGCACTGCTCGCCTGA
- a CDS encoding HSP90 family protein: MDHTFQVDLRGVVDLLSHHLYGSPRVYVRELLQNAVDAITARRANEPDAPALVRIEPPDRTGDGTLRVHDTGIGLTEAQVHELLATIGRSSKRDELGFSRHEFLGQFGIGLLSCFLVADEIQVLTRHGGHPTVRWTGYADGRYAVTVAPPEAARAEPGTTVTLVPRRDADQWFSTPTVTDLARLFGSLLPVTVRVGDVVTTTGEPPWPTTAGAPVDRAALIRYSRETLGVDPFDVVPLSVPEAGLTGVAFILPTPVNPAARAGHRVYLKRMLLTEHADGLLPDWAFFAHCVVDATELRPTASREALYEDTLLAATREALGDQVRGWLVRLARHDPHRLAEFLQVHHLGVKALALHDDEMLRLVDRWWPMDTNVGTLTLAEFRERYGVLRYAASLDEFRQLAAVAAAQDLAVVNAGYTYDTELIERLPTVDRSVLIERLEPSDLTTRFDGLDPQVELALRPFLAAAQRAVERSGCEVVIRAYDPVSLPALYLVSRSAAFNDQLAASRDRADELWGGVLDALAATAPPDRPQLVLNHRNPLVRRVTMLADPELVGLAVEALYGQALLLGHHPIRAADAALLNDSFLGLLGRAVPGRE, from the coding sequence GTGGACCACACCTTCCAGGTCGACCTCCGTGGCGTGGTCGACCTGCTCAGTCATCACCTCTACGGCAGCCCGCGGGTCTACGTCCGGGAGCTGCTGCAGAACGCGGTGGACGCAATCACCGCGCGGCGGGCGAACGAGCCGGACGCTCCCGCGTTGGTCCGCATCGAGCCGCCGGACCGCACCGGCGACGGCACGCTGCGGGTGCACGACACCGGCATCGGCCTCACCGAGGCGCAGGTGCACGAGCTGCTGGCCACCATCGGCCGCAGCTCCAAGCGCGACGAGCTGGGCTTCTCCCGGCACGAGTTCCTCGGCCAGTTCGGCATCGGCCTGCTCTCCTGCTTCCTGGTGGCCGACGAGATCCAGGTGCTCACCCGGCACGGTGGCCACCCCACGGTCCGCTGGACCGGGTACGCCGACGGCCGCTATGCGGTGACGGTGGCGCCGCCCGAGGCCGCCCGCGCCGAGCCGGGCACGACTGTCACGCTGGTGCCCCGCCGCGACGCCGACCAGTGGTTCAGCACCCCGACCGTCACCGACCTGGCCCGCCTCTTCGGTTCCCTGCTGCCGGTCACCGTCCGGGTCGGTGACGTGGTCACCACCACCGGCGAGCCACCCTGGCCGACCACGGCGGGAGCGCCGGTCGACCGGGCGGCACTGATCCGATACTCCCGGGAGACGCTCGGCGTCGACCCGTTCGACGTGGTGCCACTGAGCGTGCCGGAGGCCGGGCTGACCGGTGTCGCATTCATCCTGCCCACCCCGGTGAACCCGGCGGCCCGGGCCGGGCACCGGGTCTACCTCAAGCGGATGCTGCTCACCGAGCACGCCGACGGGCTGCTGCCGGACTGGGCGTTCTTCGCGCACTGCGTGGTGGACGCGACCGAGCTGCGCCCGACCGCCAGCCGGGAGGCCCTCTACGAGGACACCCTGCTGGCCGCCACCCGGGAGGCGCTCGGCGACCAGGTACGCGGCTGGCTGGTCCGGCTGGCGCGGCACGACCCGCACCGGCTGGCCGAGTTCCTCCAGGTGCACCACCTCGGCGTGAAAGCGTTGGCACTGCACGACGACGAGATGCTCCGGCTGGTCGACCGGTGGTGGCCGATGGACACGAACGTCGGCACGCTCACCCTCGCCGAGTTCCGGGAGCGCTACGGGGTGCTCCGGTACGCGGCGAGCCTCGACGAGTTCCGCCAGCTCGCCGCGGTGGCCGCCGCGCAGGATCTGGCGGTGGTCAACGCGGGCTACACGTACGACACCGAGCTGATCGAGCGGCTGCCGACGGTGGACCGCTCGGTGCTGATCGAGCGGCTGGAGCCGAGCGACCTCACCACCCGCTTCGACGGTCTCGACCCGCAGGTGGAGCTGGCCCTGCGGCCGTTCCTCGCCGCGGCGCAGCGGGCGGTCGAGCGCTCCGGCTGCGAGGTGGTCATCCGGGCGTACGACCCGGTCTCGCTGCCCGCGCTCTACCTGGTCAGCCGGTCGGCGGCGTTCAACGACCAGCTCGCGGCCAGCCGGGACCGGGCCGACGAGCTGTGGGGTGGAGTGCTCGACGCGCTCGCCGCCACCGCCCCGCCGGACCGCCCGCAGCTGGTGCTCAACCACCGCAACCCGCTGGTCCGCCGGGTCACCATGCTGGCCGACCCGGAGCTGGTCGGGCTCGCCGTCGAGGCGCTGTACGGGCAGGCGCTGCTGCTCGGCCACCACCCGATCCGCGCGGCCGACGCCGCGCTGCTGAACGATTCCTTCCTCGGCCTGCTCGGCCGGGCCGTGCCGGGACGGGAGTGA
- a CDS encoding MFS transporter: MTSSALGRDFRLLWSAAVSSRLGDALRTPALALLAAALTRDPRVIAAVTVVAQLPPLLFGLLGGVYADRWDRRRTMALVDGVRAAVVAALAVAVAFDRAGVLVLLVAAFLLAALGTLFDAASFALLPALVPPAALPRANGRLQAGTAVAGGFLGAPAAGVLFAAAPALPFTVDAVTFAVAALLVLALTPTPAPQPVAGSRRKSVWGEIVEGMRWLRGHRTLWPVTLLAAASNLAISGLLAVLVLYALDVLRVPPAGYGLFAAGTIVGGVAGALGSGRLAARLGTVTALRVVLAVQTVALAGFALARHPVPGGIALAVFAAGTVVWNSLCASYGQRHVPSGLLGRVGAAQRMVGLLTAPVGATLAGLVAAAYGTVPVAGAAAGTFALVTLAAWRTLRA; the protein is encoded by the coding sequence ATGACCTCCTCCGCTCTCGGCCGGGACTTCCGGCTGCTCTGGTCCGCCGCCGTCTCCTCCCGATTGGGAGACGCCCTGCGTACGCCGGCTCTGGCGCTGCTGGCCGCGGCGCTGACCCGCGATCCCCGGGTGATCGCGGCGGTCACAGTGGTCGCTCAGCTGCCGCCGCTGCTGTTCGGCCTGCTCGGCGGCGTGTACGCGGACCGCTGGGACCGCCGGCGGACGATGGCCCTGGTGGACGGGGTCCGCGCCGCCGTGGTGGCAGCGCTGGCCGTGGCGGTCGCCTTCGACCGGGCCGGCGTCCTGGTGCTGCTGGTGGCCGCGTTCCTGCTCGCAGCGCTGGGCACCCTCTTCGACGCCGCCTCGTTCGCGCTGCTTCCCGCGCTGGTGCCGCCGGCCGCGCTGCCCCGGGCGAACGGCCGCCTCCAGGCGGGTACGGCGGTGGCCGGCGGCTTCCTCGGCGCACCCGCCGCCGGCGTTCTCTTCGCCGCCGCCCCCGCCCTACCGTTCACCGTCGACGCAGTCACCTTCGCGGTGGCCGCCCTGCTCGTCCTGGCCCTCACCCCGACACCCGCTCCGCAGCCGGTGGCCGGATCCCGGCGAAAATCGGTGTGGGGCGAGATCGTCGAGGGGATGCGGTGGCTGCGTGGGCACCGGACACTGTGGCCGGTCACCCTGCTGGCCGCAGCGAGCAACCTGGCGATCAGCGGGCTGCTGGCGGTGCTGGTGCTCTACGCGCTGGACGTGTTGCGGGTGCCGCCGGCCGGGTACGGGCTGTTCGCCGCGGGGACGATCGTCGGTGGCGTGGCCGGGGCGCTCGGGTCGGGTCGGCTCGCCGCCCGGCTCGGCACGGTGACCGCGCTGCGCGTGGTACTCGCCGTGCAGACCGTCGCGCTGGCCGGGTTCGCGCTGGCCCGGCATCCCGTGCCGGGCGGGATCGCGCTGGCCGTCTTCGCCGCCGGCACAGTGGTGTGGAACAGCCTGTGTGCGTCGTACGGGCAGCGGCACGTGCCGAGCGGACTGCTCGGTCGGGTGGGTGCCGCGCAGCGGATGGTCGGGCTGCTCACCGCACCGGTGGGCGCGACGCTCGCCGGGCTGGTCGCCGCAGCGTACGGAACCGTGCCGGTGGCGGGTGCGGCGGCTGGCACGTTCGCGCTGGTCACCCTCGCGGCGTGGCGCACACTACGGGCCTAG